The Trueperaceae bacterium genome includes a window with the following:
- the yidD gene encoding membrane protein insertion efficiency factor YidD, whose amino-acid sequence MLADVVLAPVRLYRRYLSPLKATPSCRFHPTCSEYAIQAVETHGVLKGLALATWRVLRCHPFNPGGYDPVPPRRRGEPHRHGVDHGFVAPRRVRRARPEAR is encoded by the coding sequence CTGCTCGCCGACGTCGTCCTCGCCCCGGTGCGCCTCTACCGGCGCTACCTCTCGCCGCTCAAGGCCACGCCGAGCTGCCGCTTCCACCCCACCTGCAGCGAGTACGCGATCCAGGCCGTGGAGACCCACGGCGTCCTCAAGGGCCTGGCCCTGGCGACGTGGCGGGTGCTGCGCTGCCACCCGTTCAACCCGGGGGGCTACGACCCGGTGCCGCCGCGTCGGCGGGGCGAGCCCCACCGCCACGGCGTCGACCACGGCTTCGTGGCGCCGCGCCGCGTCCGCCGCGCCCGCCCGGAGGCACGTTGA
- a CDS encoding YidC/Oxa1 family membrane protein insertase: protein MTARPARLALAAAIVLALVAPPAAAREAIESGPFEPAGFRGLDEALATCESAQPSFFCHLEDDELTRVPTKGADFFFTPAGELAAAFVKVRRGQEQNEYNVTAGNNVIPFDAIAPGGALLVDGEYLPPEDVSGDWVQTDDVTLTGTFTYRAGDLLVERTVVVSSVSETASHTLVVTRAGAERPAGGSAAGEGAAAAEGADGAGGAEAPTGAGEVLLQVAAPGIGRVADPVVKVGYGETFAMNPGERPFGDVTYVSLQKSNNNREEAIILLPRDEGATLEGAFLRPNFGVLQAPLPADEDAVTLAVDLYAGPNELVRYTQEGYLDLPGLFNPNILGRLSLLVVRLLEFIHDYVPSWGLSIIVLTLLFRAVIWPLISTQTKSMFGMQALQPKLQELQKKYKDDREKLTQETMKLYREAGVNPAGGCLPILVQMPLFLILWRVFVNFEFAEGFIWIPDLGRADPTFILPILYVAVMVAMSYFSSRANPQQMRQSMIINVVFGIIIFGFPAGVLLYYVVSMLVQVFQYWLLYRGRSAPAGATPALATGKRGK from the coding sequence TTGACAGCGAGACCAGCCCGGCTGGCCCTAGCGGCGGCCATCGTCCTGGCCCTCGTCGCCCCGCCGGCGGCGGCGCGCGAGGCCATCGAGTCCGGCCCGTTCGAGCCGGCCGGCTTCCGCGGCCTCGACGAGGCGCTCGCCACCTGCGAGAGCGCCCAGCCCTCCTTCTTCTGCCACCTCGAGGACGACGAGCTGACGCGCGTGCCCACGAAGGGCGCCGACTTCTTCTTCACGCCGGCCGGGGAGCTGGCCGCCGCGTTCGTGAAGGTCAGGCGCGGCCAGGAGCAGAACGAGTACAACGTCACGGCGGGCAACAACGTGATCCCGTTCGACGCCATCGCGCCCGGCGGCGCGCTGCTCGTAGACGGCGAGTACCTGCCGCCCGAGGACGTCAGCGGCGATTGGGTCCAGACCGACGACGTCACGCTCACGGGCACCTTCACGTACCGGGCCGGCGACCTCCTCGTCGAGAGGACGGTCGTCGTCAGCAGCGTCAGCGAGACGGCCTCCCACACGCTGGTCGTGACCAGGGCCGGCGCCGAGCGGCCCGCGGGCGGGTCGGCCGCCGGTGAGGGCGCGGCCGCCGCTGAGGGCGCCGACGGCGCGGGCGGCGCCGAGGCCCCGACGGGCGCGGGCGAGGTGCTGCTGCAGGTGGCGGCGCCGGGCATCGGGCGCGTGGCCGACCCGGTCGTGAAGGTCGGCTACGGCGAGACGTTCGCCATGAACCCCGGCGAGAGGCCGTTCGGCGACGTCACCTACGTGTCGCTGCAGAAGTCGAACAACAACCGCGAGGAGGCGATCATCCTCCTCCCGCGCGACGAGGGCGCGACCCTCGAGGGCGCCTTCCTGCGCCCGAACTTCGGGGTCCTGCAGGCGCCGCTGCCGGCCGACGAGGACGCGGTCACCCTGGCCGTGGACCTCTACGCCGGGCCCAACGAGCTGGTGCGCTACACGCAGGAGGGCTACCTCGACCTGCCCGGCCTTTTCAACCCGAACATCCTCGGGCGGCTCTCGCTCCTCGTGGTGCGTCTGCTGGAGTTCATCCACGACTACGTGCCGAGCTGGGGCCTGTCGATCATCGTGCTCACGCTGCTGTTCAGGGCCGTGATCTGGCCGCTGATCAGCACGCAGACGAAGTCGATGTTCGGCATGCAGGCCCTCCAGCCGAAGCTGCAGGAGCTGCAGAAGAAGTACAAGGACGACCGCGAGAAGCTGACGCAGGAGACGATGAAGCTCTACCGCGAGGCGGGCGTGAACCCCGCCGGCGGGTGCCTCCCGATCCTCGTGCAGATGCCGCTGTTCCTGATCCTGTGGCGCGTGTTCGTGAACTTCGAGTTCGCCGAGGGCTTCATCTGGATCCCCGACCTCGGCCGGGCCGACCCCACCTTCATACTGCCGATCCTCTACGTGGCCGTCATGGTCGCGATGTCGTACTTCTCGTCGCGGGCCAACCCGCAGCAGATGCGGCAGTCGATGATCATCAACGTGGTCTTCGGCATCATCATCTTCGGCTTCCCGGCGGGCGTGCTGCTCTACTATGTGGTGTCCATGCTGGTACAGGTGTTCCAGTACTGGCTGCTCTACCGGGGCAGGAGCGCCCCGGCCGGCGCGACACCGGCGCTGGCGACCGGCAAGCGCGGCAAGTGA
- the hemW gene encoding radical SAM family heme chaperone HemW gives MAALSLYVHVPFCPSVCPYCDFHKMLRHEGLAARYVARLEAELAELAAEHGGPLDTLYLGGGTPSHLRDDELERVFAALRAFGGPGRRETTLEADPLTFDAERLASFGALGVTRLSIGLQSTQDRVLSFLGRLHDGAQGLAAVETALASGLRVNVDVMAAIAGQDLELDLSRVVGAGAKHVSVYSLTVEPHTPFALRGVTVDEEVDAAAFELAAAVLSRAGLRRYEVSNHAVPGEESLHNLVYWRGGHYLGAGPSAASHLPGGDGFGVRLRNPPLKGWLAGEPPETEVLTADDVVLERLMTGLRTLEGVDLAALESFTGYAVESGAARWLEDCLSHGLLALEGRRLAATPAGLVRLDAVLRAFVATRRSAAA, from the coding sequence ATGGCCGCCCTCTCCCTCTACGTGCACGTCCCGTTCTGCCCGAGCGTCTGCCCCTACTGCGACTTCCACAAGATGCTCAGGCACGAGGGGCTGGCGGCGCGCTACGTAGCCCGGCTCGAGGCCGAGCTGGCGGAGCTGGCCGCCGAGCACGGCGGACCGCTAGACACGCTCTACCTCGGCGGCGGCACGCCCTCGCACCTGCGCGACGACGAGCTGGAGCGGGTGTTCGCGGCCCTGCGGGCGTTCGGGGGGCCCGGGCGGCGCGAGACGACCCTCGAGGCCGACCCCCTCACCTTCGACGCCGAGCGGCTCGCCTCGTTCGGCGCGCTGGGCGTCACGCGCCTGTCGATCGGGCTGCAGTCGACCCAGGACCGCGTGCTCTCGTTCCTCGGCCGGCTGCACGACGGCGCGCAGGGCCTCGCCGCCGTGGAGACGGCCCTGGCCAGCGGCCTGCGCGTGAACGTCGACGTCATGGCGGCGATCGCGGGGCAGGACCTGGAGCTCGACCTGTCGAGGGTCGTGGGGGCGGGAGCCAAGCACGTCTCCGTCTACTCGCTCACCGTGGAGCCGCACACGCCCTTCGCGCTGCGCGGCGTCACCGTCGACGAGGAGGTCGACGCCGCCGCCTTCGAGCTCGCCGCCGCGGTCCTCTCCCGCGCCGGCCTCCGCCGCTACGAGGTGAGCAACCACGCCGTCCCCGGCGAGGAGTCGCTGCACAACCTCGTGTACTGGCGCGGCGGCCACTACCTCGGCGCCGGGCCCTCAGCGGCGTCCCACCTGCCCGGCGGCGACGGCTTCGGCGTCCGCCTGAGGAACCCGCCGCTCAAGGGCTGGCTGGCCGGCGAGCCGCCGGAGACGGAGGTGCTCACGGCCGACGACGTGGTCCTCGAGAGGCTTATGACCGGCCTGCGCACGCTCGAGGGGGTCGACCTCGCCGCCCTCGAGTCGTTCACGGGCTACGCCGTGGAGTCGGGGGCCGCGCGCTGGCTCGAGGACTGCCTGTCCCACGGCCTGCTGGCGCTGGAGGGGCGGCGCCTCGCGGCCACGCCCGCCGGCCTCGTGCGGCTCGACGCGGTCCTGCGCGCGTTCGTCGCCACGCGCCGGTCCGCCGCCGCTTAG
- a CDS encoding NAD-glutamate dehydrogenase: MAATVDLVRQHIGRGDAAAEAGLLERFVTALFDKAEEGFAAQFDGADLYAMAVDGLEFLRELAGVFKVEVLNPTRAANGWESPFTVVRLVMTDRPFIVDSVQAEVARQGLELAYQLHPILDVVRDERGRLVDVDGDAGGRPEAFEMFFVERVEGAALRRLRNRVKAVLHDVYRATRDYLPMQERSREAVDYLLVLARSGVQPAAGIKADEVGSDLEDELEEYAEFIRWLLDENFVYLGYREYELKDVGGEPHLQVRRGTGLGILSDDADSRYREPVAVSGLPRQLRQRVVGGRLLVVTKTNSEATVHRARRMDYVGVKELGDGGEVVGERRFLGLFTSKAQNTPVDAIPILRRKLRQVLELDEAVPGSHDYKAIVSAFNSLPREELFGADPEQLHKDIRAILSPGEERGARLRLRADPLKRGILAMVVMPRESFNSQVRQRIQEYLQRSLSATHVDYRLALSEDQDHARFHFYFATDVELEDVDVKELERNVARLSRSWREELQERLIERFGEAEGRALARRYGGAFDEGYYAEVRPARAVQDIANLERLGPGETGFDLVDDEEDREATVLVYYPAGRRRALSDVLPMLENLGLRVVDQNPYDVALDGGERAVDVYRVTDMEGRRLDVARDEERLIAALRALASGEAENDALNRLVLYAGLTIRQVALLRAYQMYYSQLNLVTSPAFVTATLLAHPDVARLLVEYFERRFDPAFAGGGDAPLAPRERAPHLAEAADAVRGALSTVASLAGDQALRGLLDLMEATVRTNYYLGHARISFKIDSRKVGSMPEPRPLYEIGVHSPTVEGTHLRGGKVARGGIRWSDRPDDFRTEVLGLMKTQMTKNAVIVPVGSKGGFVVKRAPADPAALREHVRAQYQEYIRGLLDVTDNVVDGETVHPRGVLVYDEPDPYLVVAADKGTATFSDLANATAAEYDFWLGDAFASGGSAGYDHKGMGITARGAWECVKRHFAEMGLNVFRDEFTVVGIGDMSGDVFGNGMLYTDKIRLVAAFDHRHVFVDPDPDPARSYAERRRLFELPRSSWDDYDRSLISPGGGVFERGAKRIAVTPEMKRALGIDADELSGPELIRAVLRAPVDLLWNGGIGTYVKASAERHAEVGDSANDAVRVDAGELRCKVVGEGGNLGFTQLARIEYARAGGRIDTDAIHNSAGVDTSDHEVNIKICLAPLLRAGRLSREERDALLAEMQDDVARLVLRDNDRQSQAISLALRSSASDQELFGSLLDYLVESAGLDRSVEFLPTARQLAERRAEGVTFTRPELAVMLAYVKMGLYRRLLETDLPDDPQLAHYLRDYFPAVLRERFPDAVAAHQLRREITATQITNAVVDLLGVEFVHRAVRQNGATPVEVVRAALAAMELLHTLAFAEELQARDEELPPEASYAALRAMGQAVEGVVGWLLATDQARRPLGEVVDAYGGALDALRRDLEGFLPAAEKRRFRASVKHYVKAGHDEATAASVAGLEYVPAGMGLVEAARAAGAELEVAATAFFALGDRLALGQLRDALRALPAQGKWEKIAQTGIVMDLRAAQQRLTAAYLRAAREEPRLTVDAFVARQPFAKRYDAAVRELRLPGELSLAGGAVLARLLSLAPAA; the protein is encoded by the coding sequence ATGGCGGCAACGGTGGACCTCGTGCGCCAGCACATCGGCCGCGGCGACGCGGCGGCCGAGGCGGGGCTGCTCGAGCGCTTCGTGACGGCGCTGTTCGACAAGGCGGAGGAGGGCTTCGCCGCGCAGTTCGACGGCGCCGACCTCTACGCGATGGCCGTGGACGGTCTCGAGTTCCTGCGGGAGCTCGCCGGCGTGTTCAAGGTCGAGGTGCTCAACCCGACGAGGGCGGCGAACGGCTGGGAGTCGCCCTTCACGGTCGTCCGCCTGGTGATGACGGACAGGCCCTTCATCGTCGACTCGGTCCAGGCCGAGGTCGCGAGGCAGGGGCTCGAGCTCGCCTACCAGCTCCACCCGATCCTCGACGTCGTCCGCGACGAGCGGGGCCGCCTCGTCGACGTCGACGGCGACGCCGGCGGGCGTCCCGAGGCGTTCGAGATGTTCTTCGTCGAGCGCGTCGAGGGCGCGGCGCTGCGGCGGCTGCGGAACCGGGTCAAGGCCGTCCTGCACGACGTCTACCGCGCCACCCGCGACTACTTGCCGATGCAGGAGCGCTCGCGGGAGGCCGTCGACTACCTCCTCGTCCTGGCCCGGTCGGGCGTGCAGCCGGCGGCGGGCATCAAGGCCGACGAGGTGGGCAGCGACCTCGAGGACGAGCTCGAGGAGTACGCCGAGTTCATCAGGTGGCTCCTCGACGAGAACTTCGTCTACCTCGGCTACCGCGAGTACGAGCTCAAGGACGTGGGGGGCGAGCCGCACCTGCAGGTGAGGCGCGGCACCGGCCTCGGCATCCTGTCGGACGACGCCGACAGCCGCTACAGGGAGCCGGTGGCCGTCTCCGGGTTGCCGAGGCAGCTCCGCCAGCGGGTGGTCGGCGGCCGGCTGCTCGTCGTGACGAAGACGAACTCGGAGGCCACCGTCCACCGCGCCAGGCGCATGGACTACGTGGGCGTCAAGGAGCTGGGCGACGGCGGCGAGGTCGTCGGCGAGCGGCGCTTCCTGGGCCTGTTCACCAGCAAGGCGCAGAACACGCCCGTCGACGCGATACCCATACTCCGGCGCAAGCTGCGGCAGGTCCTCGAGCTCGACGAGGCGGTCCCGGGCAGCCACGACTACAAGGCCATCGTGTCGGCGTTCAACTCGCTGCCGCGCGAGGAGCTGTTCGGCGCCGACCCCGAGCAGCTCCACAAGGACATCCGCGCGATCCTCTCGCCGGGGGAGGAGCGCGGCGCGCGTCTGCGCCTGCGGGCCGACCCCCTGAAGCGCGGGATCCTCGCCATGGTCGTCATGCCCCGCGAGAGCTTCAACAGCCAGGTCAGGCAGCGCATACAGGAGTACCTGCAGCGGTCGCTCTCCGCCACGCACGTCGACTACCGGCTGGCGCTCTCGGAGGACCAGGACCACGCCAGGTTCCACTTCTACTTCGCCACCGACGTCGAGCTCGAGGACGTCGACGTCAAGGAGCTCGAGCGGAACGTGGCCCGGCTGTCGCGCAGCTGGCGCGAGGAGCTGCAGGAGCGCCTGATCGAGAGGTTCGGCGAGGCCGAGGGCCGCGCCCTGGCCCGCCGCTACGGCGGCGCCTTCGACGAGGGCTACTACGCCGAGGTGAGGCCGGCCCGCGCCGTCCAGGACATCGCGAACCTCGAGCGCCTCGGGCCCGGCGAGACGGGCTTCGACCTCGTGGACGACGAGGAGGACCGCGAGGCCACGGTCCTCGTCTACTACCCGGCCGGCCGCAGGCGGGCGCTGTCTGACGTGCTGCCCATGCTCGAGAACCTGGGCCTGAGGGTCGTCGACCAGAACCCCTACGACGTCGCGCTCGATGGCGGCGAGCGCGCCGTGGACGTCTACCGCGTCACCGACATGGAGGGCCGGCGGCTCGACGTGGCGCGCGACGAGGAGAGGCTCATCGCGGCGCTGCGGGCGCTGGCCTCCGGCGAGGCCGAGAACGACGCCCTCAACCGGCTCGTGCTCTACGCCGGCCTCACGATCAGGCAGGTCGCGCTGCTGCGGGCGTACCAGATGTACTACTCGCAGCTCAACCTCGTGACCAGCCCGGCGTTCGTCACCGCCACGCTGCTGGCGCACCCCGACGTGGCGCGGCTGCTCGTCGAGTACTTCGAGCGCCGCTTCGACCCCGCCTTCGCGGGCGGCGGCGACGCGCCGCTGGCCCCGCGGGAGCGGGCGCCCCACCTGGCGGAGGCGGCCGACGCCGTCCGCGGGGCGCTCTCCACGGTCGCGTCGCTGGCCGGGGACCAGGCGCTGAGGGGCCTGCTCGACCTGATGGAGGCGACGGTCCGCACGAACTACTACCTGGGCCACGCCCGCATCAGCTTCAAGATCGACTCGCGCAAGGTGGGCAGCATGCCGGAGCCGCGGCCCCTCTACGAGATCGGCGTGCACTCGCCCACGGTCGAGGGCACGCACCTGCGCGGCGGCAAGGTCGCCCGCGGCGGGATCCGCTGGTCGGACCGGCCCGACGACTTCCGCACCGAGGTGCTCGGCCTCATGAAGACGCAGATGACGAAGAACGCCGTCATCGTGCCCGTGGGGTCGAAGGGCGGCTTCGTCGTCAAGCGCGCGCCGGCGGACCCGGCCGCGCTGCGCGAGCACGTGAGGGCGCAGTACCAGGAGTACATCCGCGGGCTCCTCGACGTCACCGACAACGTCGTCGACGGCGAGACCGTGCACCCTCGCGGCGTGCTCGTCTACGACGAGCCGGACCCGTACCTCGTGGTCGCGGCTGACAAGGGCACGGCCACCTTCTCCGACCTCGCCAACGCCACCGCGGCCGAGTACGACTTCTGGCTCGGCGACGCGTTCGCCTCGGGCGGCTCGGCCGGCTACGACCACAAGGGCATGGGCATCACGGCCCGCGGCGCCTGGGAGTGCGTGAAGCGCCACTTCGCCGAGATGGGCCTGAACGTCTTCCGCGACGAGTTCACGGTCGTCGGGATCGGCGACATGTCGGGCGACGTCTTCGGCAACGGCATGCTCTACACCGACAAGATCAGGCTCGTCGCGGCCTTCGACCACAGGCACGTGTTCGTCGACCCCGACCCCGACCCCGCGCGGTCGTACGCCGAGCGGAGGCGCCTCTTCGAGCTGCCGCGCTCGTCGTGGGACGACTACGACAGGAGCCTGATCAGCCCCGGCGGGGGCGTGTTCGAGCGCGGCGCCAAGCGCATCGCCGTGACGCCCGAGATGAAGCGCGCGCTGGGCATAGACGCCGACGAGCTCTCCGGGCCCGAGCTGATCAGGGCCGTGCTGCGCGCGCCCGTCGACCTGCTGTGGAACGGCGGCATCGGCACGTACGTGAAGGCGTCAGCCGAGCGGCACGCCGAGGTCGGGGACTCGGCGAACGACGCCGTGCGCGTCGACGCCGGCGAGCTGCGCTGCAAGGTCGTCGGCGAGGGCGGGAACCTCGGGTTCACGCAGCTGGCCCGCATCGAGTACGCGCGCGCCGGCGGGCGCATCGACACCGACGCGATCCACAACTCGGCCGGCGTGGACACCTCCGACCACGAGGTGAACATCAAGATCTGCCTCGCGCCCCTGCTGCGGGCGGGGCGCCTGAGCCGCGAGGAGCGCGACGCCCTCCTCGCCGAGATGCAGGACGACGTGGCCCGGCTGGTCCTGCGGGACAACGACAGGCAGTCGCAGGCGATAAGCCTGGCGCTCAGGTCGTCCGCCTCCGACCAGGAGCTGTTCGGCTCGCTGCTCGACTACCTCGTCGAGTCGGCGGGCCTCGACAGGAGCGTCGAGTTCCTGCCGACCGCGCGCCAGCTCGCCGAGCGCCGCGCCGAGGGCGTGACCTTCACGCGCCCCGAGCTGGCCGTGATGCTCGCCTACGTGAAGATGGGCCTCTACCGTCGGCTGCTCGAGACCGACCTGCCCGACGACCCGCAGCTCGCCCATTACCTGCGCGACTACTTCCCTGCCGTCCTGCGGGAGCGCTTCCCGGACGCGGTAGCGGCGCACCAGCTGCGGCGCGAGATCACCGCCACGCAGATCACGAACGCGGTCGTCGACCTGCTCGGCGTCGAGTTCGTGCACCGCGCGGTGCGCCAGAACGGCGCCACCCCCGTCGAGGTCGTCCGCGCCGCCCTGGCGGCCATGGAGCTGCTGCACACGCTCGCCTTCGCCGAGGAGCTGCAGGCGCGCGACGAGGAGCTGCCGCCCGAGGCCTCCTACGCCGCGCTCCGCGCCATGGGGCAGGCCGTCGAGGGCGTCGTGGGCTGGCTGCTCGCCACCGACCAGGCGCGGCGGCCGCTCGGCGAGGTCGTGGACGCCTACGGCGGCGCGCTGGACGCGCTGCGCCGCGACCTGGAGGGCTTCCTGCCGGCGGCCGAGAAGCGGCGCTTCCGCGCCAGCGTCAAGCACTACGTCAAGGCCGGCCACGACGAGGCGACGGCGGCGAGCGTCGCCGGGCTCGAGTACGTGCCGGCCGGCATGGGGCTCGTGGAGGCGGCGCGCGCCGCCGGCGCCGAGCTGGAGGTGGCCGCCACGGCGTTCTTCGCCCTCGGCGACAGGCTCGCGCTGGGCCAGCTCCGCGACGCCCTGCGCGCCCTGCCCGCCCAGGGGAAGTGGGAGAAGATCGCCCAGACGGGCATCGTCATGGACCTGCGCGCCGCGCAGCAGCGGCTCACCGCCGCCTACCTGCGTGCCGCGCGGGAGGAGCCGCGCCTGACCGTCGACGCGTTCGTCGCGCGCCAGCCGTTCGCGAAGCGCTACGACGCCGCGGTACGGGAGCTGCGCCTGCCGGGAGAGCTGAGCCTCGCCGGCGGGGCGGTCCTCGCGCGGCTGCTCTCACTGGCGCCGGCGGCCTGA
- the prmC gene encoding peptide chain release factor N(5)-glutamine methyltransferase, translating into MSAGAGRRADTVGAALAYGEERLASAGVDSPAADAARVLGHVLGLSRTELLVRRGDALTEPQRAAFLALLARRERREPLQLVLGEATFLDLTLSVAPGVLLPRPETERLVELALTELADDPPGPGDVLLDVGTGSGAIALALKRAHPRAEVWATDVSADALALARRNAEALGLPLEVRHSDLLADPDVRAAAGRAVAVVSNPPYLPASDRDAVPPEVAAEPAAALFAGVDGLDVARRLAAQLAEALRPGALVALELDPRNVRALAAELRGWGGVRVEEDLAGRERFVVARR; encoded by the coding sequence TTGAGCGCAGGCGCAGGCCGCCGCGCCGACACCGTCGGGGCGGCGCTCGCCTACGGCGAGGAGCGCCTGGCGTCCGCCGGCGTGGACAGCCCCGCCGCCGACGCCGCGCGGGTCCTCGGCCACGTCCTCGGCCTGTCGCGCACCGAGCTCCTCGTTCGCCGCGGCGACGCCCTGACCGAGCCGCAGCGCGCCGCGTTCCTGGCGCTGCTGGCACGGCGGGAGCGGCGCGAGCCGCTGCAGCTCGTGCTCGGCGAGGCGACGTTCCTCGACCTCACGTTGTCGGTGGCGCCCGGCGTGCTCCTGCCGCGGCCCGAGACCGAGCGCCTCGTCGAGCTGGCGCTCACGGAGCTGGCGGACGACCCGCCCGGACCGGGCGACGTGCTCCTCGACGTGGGCACGGGCAGCGGCGCGATCGCGCTGGCGCTCAAGCGCGCGCACCCGCGGGCGGAGGTGTGGGCTACCGACGTCTCGGCGGACGCGCTGGCGCTGGCGCGGCGGAACGCCGAGGCGCTGGGGCTGCCTCTCGAGGTGAGGCACTCCGACCTGCTCGCCGACCCTGACGTGCGCGCGGCCGCCGGACGAGCCGTCGCCGTGGTGTCGAACCCGCCCTACCTGCCCGCGTCGGACCGGGACGCGGTGCCGCCCGAGGTCGCGGCCGAGCCGGCCGCGGCGCTCTTCGCCGGCGTGGACGGGCTCGACGTGGCCAGGCGGCTGGCGGCGCAGCTGGCGGAGGCGCTGCGCCCCGGCGCCCTCGTCGCCCTGGAGCTCGACCCGCGCAACGTGAGGGCCCTCGCCGCTGAGCTGCGCGGCTGGGGCGGCGTGCGCGTCGAGGAGGACCTCGCGGGCCGCGAGAGGTTCGTGGTCGCCAGGCGGTAG
- the lspA gene encoding signal peptidase II: MTLLLAALLVAVDQLSKAWIARNLPLNQADIPVLPGLGITHTRNNGAAFGILRDIDLTVLGLHIDGTRLLGLLSGVVALVLVVYLATHGRRLAALQRVALGLVLAGAVGNMIDRLRIGYVVDFVHLRSGGFSFPVFNVADACIVVGAALLLLSGLRGPRAGAGEAEPEPSGYDTSEEDEPVTYAARPAPNHPRTARERKRPLDELPELPPLRRASEAE; the protein is encoded by the coding sequence ATGACGCTTCTCCTGGCGGCCCTCTTGGTCGCTGTCGACCAGCTCAGCAAGGCCTGGATCGCCAGGAACCTCCCGCTGAACCAGGCGGACATCCCCGTCCTCCCCGGCCTCGGCATCACCCACACGCGCAACAACGGCGCGGCCTTCGGGATCCTGCGGGACATCGACCTCACGGTCCTCGGCCTGCACATCGACGGCACCAGGCTGCTCGGCCTGCTCTCGGGCGTCGTCGCCCTCGTGCTCGTCGTCTACCTCGCCACGCACGGCCGCCGGCTCGCGGCGCTGCAGCGCGTGGCCCTCGGCCTCGTGCTCGCCGGCGCGGTCGGGAACATGATCGACCGCCTGCGCATCGGGTACGTCGTCGACTTCGTGCACCTGCGCAGCGGCGGCTTCAGCTTCCCCGTGTTCAACGTCGCCGACGCCTGCATCGTCGTGGGCGCGGCGCTGCTGCTGCTCTCCGGCCTGCGCGGACCGCGCGCCGGCGCCGGCGAAGCGGAGCCGGAGCCGAGCGGCTACGACACCTCGGAGGAGGACGAGCCCGTCACCTACGCCGCCCGCCCGGCGCCGAACCACCCCAGGACGGCCCGCGAGCGCAAGCGCCCCCTCGACGAGCTCCCCGAGCTGCCGCCGCTGCGCCGCGCTTCCGAGGCGGAGTGA
- the rnpA gene encoding ribonuclease P protein component — protein MTQGPRLRSLKSERDFQRLVRGRASGSRHVTVRVRETRTGEVRVAIVVSRKVGKAVVRNRVRRRLREALLALLREGGSRPSFDVMIVAKPSAAEASFADLKASLRTALARGGAA, from the coding sequence CTGACGCAAGGCCCCAGGCTGCGTTCGCTGAAGTCGGAGCGCGACTTCCAGCGGCTGGTCAGGGGACGGGCGTCCGGCAGCAGGCACGTGACGGTGCGCGTGCGCGAGACCCGTACGGGAGAGGTGAGGGTCGCGATCGTCGTCAGCCGCAAGGTCGGCAAGGCAGTGGTCCGCAACCGCGTCCGCCGCAGGCTGCGCGAGGCGCTCCTGGCGCTGCTGCGGGAGGGCGGTTCCAGACCCTCGTTCGACGTCATGATCGTCGCCAAGCCGTCGGCGGCGGAGGCGTCCTTCGCCGACCTCAAGGCGTCGCTGCGGACGGCGCTGGCGCGCGGGGGCGCGGCGTGA
- a CDS encoding R3H domain-containing nucleic acid-binding protein yields the protein MSDSDLDRYLEGIGINVGEDDAAPEVLERLDDAEPELEEFDVAAYDAAIVVQGDPAERAETFLVNLLLNIDPAYAVEVDGVTDEEVFIEVYGGDPGKIIGRAGRTLAALEYVTNAVVNREGGRPVRVNIDVGGYKRRRDARLRETALAAAARVRKSGVAVELEPMTAAERRVVHMALAEESGVTTESTGEGAERRVVVKPV from the coding sequence ATGAGCGATTCCGATCTGGACCGGTACCTCGAGGGCATCGGCATCAACGTCGGGGAGGACGACGCCGCCCCCGAGGTCCTCGAGCGCCTCGACGACGCCGAGCCGGAGCTCGAGGAGTTCGACGTCGCCGCCTACGACGCGGCGATCGTCGTGCAGGGCGACCCCGCCGAGCGCGCCGAGACGTTCCTCGTGAACCTCCTGCTGAACATCGACCCCGCCTACGCCGTCGAGGTGGACGGCGTCACCGACGAGGAGGTCTTCATCGAGGTCTACGGCGGGGACCCGGGCAAGATCATCGGCCGCGCCGGACGCACGCTGGCGGCGCTGGAGTACGTGACCAACGCCGTCGTGAACCGCGAGGGCGGGCGTCCCGTGCGCGTGAACATCGACGTGGGGGGCTACAAGCGCCGCCGCGACGCCAGGCTGCGCGAGACCGCGCTCGCCGCGGCCGCCCGCGTGCGCAAGAGCGGCGTCGCCGTCGAGCTCGAGCCCATGACGGCCGCCGAGCGCCGCGTCGTGCACATGGCGCTGGCGGAGGAGTCCGGGGTCACCACGGAATCGACGGGCGAGGGCGCCGAGCGGCGCGTGGTCGTCAAGCCCGTCTGA